In one window of Camelina sativa cultivar DH55 chromosome 15, Cs, whole genome shotgun sequence DNA:
- the LOC104748831 gene encoding F-box protein At5g42460-like gives MSKHKRRDTTRLKRVTKVDEDSRRADISSILRAMSLGSKNTIIPFSLERDIYGLFPGPGPFVGVGSTPNKLSRDLVEEVLVRVPFTSLRAVRLTCKNWNDVCKDGSFIKKHIVEAKKKQVNEFEIIIMMNYKIYLMSVDLHSNVDPSITLKGTLFSLKDEANHHQVDYIIRVFHCDGVLLCITKDLKSSLVVWDPYSGQTRWIQPRDRYHDLDKYALGHDEKKKYKIFRFVDYSYAYRVEERICELELYSFESDSWKVVLTVPPEWEIDYYHRGVSLKGNTYWHATNKVQRKGRYDVFLICFDFTTERFGPPLPLPFNTCCMDDIVTLSSAGEDQLAVLFQDGLTSAMEIWVTSKIEPTEVSWNKLFLADYKGPVIGTDILTTNDRSFFIDVKNNVAVVLDRGASSCARYIAYIIGNNEYFEKVDLGESADPNCCPLVDLGDPNCCPLVCSYVPSTVQIRQL, from the exons ATGTCGAAACACAAAAGACGGGATACAACGCGACTTAAACGGGTTACAAAAGTAGACGAGGATAGTAGACGAGCTGATATCTCGTCGATTCTCCGAGCTATGAGCTTAGGATC gaaaaataccataatacccTTCTCTCTCGAAAGGGATATTTATGGGCTTTTTCCTGGGCCGGGCCCTTTTGTTGGGGTTGGATCTACCCCTAACAAACTTTCACGGGATTTAGTAGAGGAAGTGCTCGTTAGGGTTCCGTTCACATCTCTGAGAGCAGTAAGATTGACTTGCAAAAACTGGAATGATGTATGCAAAGATGGGAGCTTTATAAAGAAGCATATCGTcgaagcaaagaagaagcaagtgAATGAGTTTGAGATTATCATAATgatgaattataaaatttatctaATGAGTGTCGATCTCCACAGCAATGTCGATCCATCTATTACGCTTAAAGGTACACTTTTTAGCCTGAAGGATGAAGCAAATCATCATCAGGTCGATTATATAATTAGAGTCTTTCACTGTGATGGTGTAC TCTTATGCATCACCAAAGACCTCAAGTCTAGCCTTGTGGTTTGGGATCCTTATTCTGGGCAAACAAGGTGGATCCAACCCAGAGATCGTTACCACGATTTGGACAAATACGCTCTTGGGCAtgacgagaagaagaagtacaAAATCTTTAGATTTGTGGATTATTCTTACGCCTATAGGGTAGAGGAACGAATATGTGAGTTAGAACTCTATAGTTTTGAGTCTGATTCATGGAAGGTTGTTCTTACTGTCCCTCCTGAGTGGGAAATAGATTATTATCACCGTGGCGTTTCTCTTAAGGGTAATACTTACTGGCATGCTACTAATAAGGTCCAAAGAAAAGGCCGATACGATGTTTTCTTGATCTGTTTTGACTTtacaacagagagatttggaccgcCCCTGCCTCTACCTTTTAACACTTGTTGTATGGATGATATCGTTACTCTCTCTAGTGCTGGGGAAGATCAGTTAGCGGTCTTGTTTCAGGACGGTTTGACATCGGCGATGGAGATTTGGGTGACGAGTAAGATTGAGCCTACAGAGGTCTCGTGGAACAAGTTGTTTTTAGCGGATTATAAGGGCCCAGTCATTGGTACCGACATTCTGACGACAAACGATAggagtttcttcattgacgtCAAGAATAATGTTGCAGTTGTTTTGGATAGAGGTGCGTCTTCTTGCGCCCGCTACATTGCTTACATCATTGGGAACAATGAATACTTCGAAAAAGTGGATCTCGGCGAATCTGCAGACCCGAATTGTTGCCCACTCGTGGATCTCGGCGACCCGAATTGTTGCCCACTTGTCTGTTCTTATGTTCCAAGCACAGTGCAAATCAGGCAGCTCTAA
- the LOC104747614 gene encoding protein EARLY-RESPONSIVE TO DEHYDRATION 7, chloroplastic, translating to MASSGDKQASSLYPTVDTSNPEAPPLNPSSSSSSTNNLYPSLDMNDLARNLFPEQPETNPSSVSAPPAATEEVILKISGAILHLIDKSYSVELACGDLSIIRIVQGDNVVAVVASVADEIQWPLTKDENSVKVDESHYFFTLRPTSDEEDGDVGGKKNSDEMLNYGLTIASKGQEHLLVDLEKILEDYSCFTVQQVSEEAKEAGEKVLDVTVARETSPVELTGERKEIVERQCSAYWTTLAPNVEDYSGKAAKLIATGSGHLIKGILWCGDVTMDRLIWGNGFMKRRLSKAEKESEVHPDTLKRIRRVKQMTKMTENVANSILSGVLKVSGFFTSSVANTKVGKKFFSLLPGEVILASLDGFNKVCDAVEVAGRNVMSTSSTVTTELVDHKYGGKAAEATNEGLDAAGYAFGTAWAAFKIRKAINPKSVLKPSTLAKTAIRSAASQKKA from the exons ATGGCTTCCTCCGGCGACAAGCAAGCTTCATCTCTTTACCCCACCGTTGACACATCGAATCCCGAAGCTCCTCCTCTTAACCCTAGCTCCTCATCCTCTTCCACTAATAATCTCTATCCTTCTCTGGATATGAACGATCTCGCTCGTAATCTCTTCCCTGAGCAACCAGAGACTAATCCCTCCTCCGTTTCAGCTCCTCCCGCTGCGACGGAGGAAGTGATTTTGAAAATCTCCGGCGCGATTCTCCACCTGATCGACAAATCTTACAGCGTCGAGCTCGCGTGCGGAGATCTCTCGATCATCCGTATCGTGCAAGGAGATAACGTTGTCGCTGTGGTCGCTAGTGTCGCCGATGAGATCCAATGGCCGTTGACTAAAGATGAGAACTCGGTCAAGGTCGATGAGTCTCATTACTTCTTCACGCTACGACCTACCAGCGATGAAGAAGACGGAGATGTTGGAGGTAAGAAGAACTCCGACGAGATGTTGAACTACGGGCTCACGATTGCTTCGAAAGGTCAAGAGCATTTGCTTGTTGATCTTGAGAAGATCTTGGAGGATTACAGCTGTTTCACTGTTCAGCAAGTCTCAGAGGAAGCGAAAGAAGCAGGGGAGAAGGTTTTAGATGTGACGGTGGCGAGGGAGACGTCTCCGGTTGAGCTTACTGGAGAGAGGAAAGAGATTGTGGAGAGGCAATGTTCGGCGTATTGGACGACGTTAGCTCCCAATGTTGAGGATTACAGTGGGAAGGCGGCGAAGCTGATTGCGACTGGCTCTGGTCATTTGATTAAAGGGATTCTTTGGTGTGGTGATGTGACTATGGATAGGCTTATTTGGGGTAATGGTTTCATGAAACGGAGGTTGTCAAAGGCTGAGAAAGAGAGTGAAGTTCATCCTGACACTTTGAAAAGAATCAGGAG AGTGAAGCAGATGACCAAAATGACAGAGAATGTGGCAAACAGCATTCTCTCTGGAGTCCTTAAAGTTTCTGGATTCTTCACAAGTTCAGTGGCTAACACCAAAGTAGGAAAGAAATTCTTTAGCCTTCTTCCTGGAGAAGTCATCCTTGCATCTCTTGACGGATTCA ATAAGGTATGTGATGCTGTTGAAGTAGCTGGGAGGAATGTAATGTCAACCTCTTCCACTGTCACAACCGAACTCGTTGATCACAA GTATGGAGGTAAAGCAGCTGAGGCGACAAACGAAGGGCTTGATGCAGCAGGATATGCGTTTGGCACAGCTTGGGCTGCTTTCAAAATCAGAAAGGCTATTAACCCTAAGAGTGTTCTCAAGCCTTCAACGCTTGCAAAAACCGCCATTAGATCTGCAGCTTCACAGAAGAAAGCTTAG
- the LOC104747616 gene encoding rhodanese-like domain-containing protein 17 — protein MVSLHVIRSFLLLFIVSIHLCRTTSSSSEPEANITIDVSQAYKLIHSGYTFLDVRTVEEFEKGHVDSEKVFNVPYWLYTPQGQDINPNFLEHVSSFCNQTDHLVVGCKSGVRSLYATKVLVSSGFKTVKNMDGGYIAWVNKRFPVKVEHKELKYDEL, from the exons ATGGTTTCTTTACACGTTATaagatcatttcttcttcttttcattgtTTCTATTCATCTTTGTCGCACGACTTCATCAAGCTCAGAACCAGAAGCTAATATTACTATCGATGTGAGCCAAGCCTATAAACTTATTCATTCTGGCTACACTTTTCTTGATGTcag AACTGttgaagaatttgaaaaagGCCATGTTGATTCGGAGAAAGTCTTCAATGTTCCTTACTGGTTATATACTCCACAAGGTCAAGAtattaaccctaatttcttGGAACATGTCTCATCTTTCTGCAACCAAACCGATCATCTCGTCGTG GGTTGTAAATCTGGAGTTAGATCATTGTATGCTACCAAAGTTCTTGTTTCTTCC GGCTTCAAGACTGTAAAAAACATGGACGGTGGTTACATTGCTTGGGTCAATAAGAGATTTCCAGTTAAAGTGGAACACAAGGAACTCAAATACGATGAGCTCTGA